The genomic DNA TGTTGTTTCTTTAAAACCGATAAATTACCACTAACCTCTAATAATGCATATTCTACTTCTTTGATATCAAATATTCCTAATTCTCTAAGTTGTTGATTCAAATCATCTATTGAATATCTTAATTTTTTCATATTTGATTCTAGAATATGCCCTCTATTAATGATTACGGTAGGTTGACCAGAAAACCATTTTCGAAGCACCCTACTTTTAAAGGAGATGAAAGAAATTAAATAATAGATAAGAAAGAGCGCTAAAAAGGAAGTTAACATGGGTAAAAATTTTAAATTCACATCAAATCCCATATTTGCTACGAATGAACCCAAAATGATTGACAGAGCGAAACTGAAGTAATTTTTGTGGGGGTTTACTTGTTTTCCGATTAAAAAGGTTATGAACATTAATAAGATGAAGGATATAACAGTTCTAGCGACAGCATGCAAAACATCTTCCATTTACAGTTGATCCCCTCTAATACATTTGGTTAATGCAGTTCACTTTCTTTTTTAAACCAAAAAAGAGGATTTTATACTTTTTCCAAATAGATGATAAAACCGAAGTAATTATTAATCAAAGCTTTGTTGCTAGTGGAATCAAGGCATTTTATAGTCAAGTATCAATATGATTTTCAATTGCAAAAAAAATCCGTTGAACATTCAACAGATTAATACATAATTTTAGCTTCTATTTATTTTTTGCATCTTCTGCGGATGAGTCCAGCGAATGATCAGATTTTGTTTCTGATTTAAAAAAATCCAAGCTTCTTACGATCGTTTCCCCTCCAAAGCCGGCAACGAAAGAAATAAAAATAATTTTGAATATTGAATCAGTGTCTGAAGATACGATGAGCAGTACAGCTGCCAGTGCTCCCATAACTACTTCTTCTATAAAACCTAAATAAATGAAACGTTTTGTTCTTCTTGGCTTTATGATTTTGCCGCGCCTTCTTATATGACCAACCATACCGACAAATCCACCAATCAATACTGCGAAGACAATGTTTCCTGACATTTTCCTTCACACTCCTAAAGGTCAAATTTTGGACCTTAGGCAATTCTTGGTGTACTATCATTATAACTTGAATAAACTTTAATTTTCATGAATAAAAATACCGAATTTTCTGTATTTTGGAAATAGTTCTTTCTAATTATCCAGAAACTGCAACTATTTTAGCAGATAAGAGAGTTGCAAGCTTTGCATAAATAAAAAAACTGACTCAGCAGGGTCTGACTCCATCCAACATTGACGATACATAGAAAGGTTTTATTTGTGTTTGTCAATATGTTGGATTGAGTCAGCCTTTTTGGAAAATTCAGTGAATCTGGCGGTAAACGCCGATAACTTTTCCAAGAATCGAGACATTTTTTAATATAATAGGTTCCATTGTTGAATTCTCAGGCTGCAGACGAATATAATCTTTTTCTTTAAAAAATCTTTTAACTGTCGCTTCATCTTCTTCTGTCATTGCAACTACAATATCTCCGTTATTTGCCGTCTTTTGCTGTCTTACAATAACATAATCCCCATCTAATATTCCGGCTTCAATCATACTGTCTCCCATAACCTCTAGCATAAATATTTGCTCATCAGCCGGAACCATCCGTTCGGGAAGAGGGAAGAATTCTTCCACATTTTCGATAGCGGTAATTGGCTGCCCTGCTGTAACTTTACCGACAACCGGTACATTTACGACATTGTTTTTTGGAATTTGCGTTGCTTCATCCATGTCTAAAATTTCAATAGCTCTTGGCTTTGTTGGATCCCGACGGATAAGCCCTTTGCTTTCTAGGCGCGCTAGATGCCCGTGCACCGTAGAACTGGAAGCAAGCCCCACCGCTTGACCAATTTCCCTGACGGAAGGGGGATAGCCTTTCTTTTTTACTTCTTCTTTTATAAAATTCAAAATATCTTGCTGCCTTTTGGATAATTTTGCCATAAAAATCGCACCTCATACGAAATTGTTGTGTTAATTATAGCATGTACTACATAAAAATACAAACGTAAGTTCGAATTTTTTATTGACACAAAACAAATGTTCGATTTATACTTTAAATAACAAACAGAACATGTATTCGGTATAGGGGTGTTGTTCATGAAAAAAATCTGGAAACAATATTCATATGCTATTATTCTGGTAATTGTAAGTCTTGCAGCAGCACTTTTGTTTGCCAATTATGTAAAGGTCGCCAATTCTGAAGGTTATTTAAAGGTAACTGTTAAAGACGGGGAATCGCTTTGGACTATAGCAGAAAAATATTCGAACAGGCATGGGTTGTCCTCTGATGAGTTTATCAGCTGGGTTGAAAGAACAAATGGCATTAATGGTGATAAAATCTATCCAGGTGAAGAACTAGTGATCCCTGTATTGGAAAAATCTGAAGGACAAGTCGAAGTTACTAATTATGCAGGTGAGTAATACATGGAGAAAAGAAACGGAAACAAGGCAATTATTTATTGCCGTGTGAGTACAACAAAAGAAACACAGGAAACGTCCTTAAAACGGCAGGAAGAAGAGTTAAAAGAGCTTGCTGAAAAGTACGGGTTTCATATTAAGAGAGTGATTAAAGAGCAGGCAAGCGGGTATGAACTGGAGCGGGAAGGGATGCTGGAACTCCTGGAAACAATCATTGAGGACAGGGACATAAGTGCAATACTTATACAGGATGAAACGAGACTTGGAAGAGGGAATACGAAAATCGTCTTGTTGCATTGCATTTTAAAAGAAGGAGTTAAATTGTACACGATTTCTCATAATGGCGAGCTTCAATTATCAGAAGCTGATTCGATGGTATTGAAAATTGTTGGCATGGTGGAAGAATACCAGCGAAAATTACATAATATTAAGATTAAACGGGGCATGAAACGTGCAGTTAAGAATGGCTATCGGCCGGAAAATAATCTTAAAAATATTGGCGAAAATGCCGGAAGAGAACGTAAAGAAGTTCCAATCGAGGAAATTGTTCGGCTCCGGAATAATGACTTAACTTTTGCAGAAATTGCAGCTACACTAAGAGGATTTGGTTATGATGTTTCAAAAGCGACTGTCCATAGAAGGTATCAAGAATATAAGGAAATGGAATCCAATTAGAGCATATTCCTTGTAAAGAGCTCACTTCTTTAGTAAGATGTTCATTAGCTTAAATAGATGAAAAGGAGCTTTTAGATGCTGTCGAAAGAATTAATTGCAAGGATTAATGCATTAGCTAAAAAGGCTAAAGTATCTGGCTTGACAGAAGAAGAGGCGAAAGAGCAGTCAAAACTACGACGCCAGTATTTGGAATCATTCCGCTCTTCGATGCTAACTACCTTAAAAGGTGTTACGATTGTTGATCCATTGGGTAATGACGTAACTCCCGAAAAGTTGAAACAATTGCAAAAAAAGGATCGTTTGCATTAATGATCATATGATCAATGGGGCTGGCCTGCAGGAAGTCATTCTTGCTCTTGGTGCCAGTCCTTTTTCTGTGGAAGAGGGGCGAGCTGCACTAACAAAAATAAAAATGTTATTCTGCTAGAGCTAAAACCTTTTTTTATAAAAGTTTATTCTTTTTACATTTCTATCAATGGCAAGTGTGGAAACAAAATAAAAATTGATTCCGCTTACATGATCATGTGTGAAAAAATACCTCCTACAAATAGTTGACACAAAAATTTCTTTATTGTATAAAAAATTCAAAAACTATAAAATAAAAGAAGAATTAAAATATTGAAAGGGTGGTTAGAATTGTTTGATAAAATTGACCATTTATCAATAACCTCGATACGTACACTTTCCATCGATGCGATTGATAAGGCTAACTCTGGACATCCGGGTATGCCGATGGGAGCTGCACCGATGGCATACACTCTTTGGACAAAATATATGAACCATAATCCAAAGAATCCTAATTGGTTTAACCGCGATCGTTTTGTTCTATCTGCAGGTCATGGTTCCATGCTTTTATACAGCTTGCTTCATTTGTCAGGATATGACGTGACCATTGATGATCTTAAACAATTCCGCCAATGGGGCAGCAAAACACCTGGTCATCCTGAGTACGGTCATACACCTGGAGTTGAAGCAACAACTGGGCCGTTAGGACAAGGTATTGCTATGGCAGTTGGAATGGCGATGGCTGAGCGTCATTTGGCAGCGGTATATAATAAGGAAAAATATCCGATTATTGACCATTATACATACAGTATATGTGGTGATGGTGATTTAATGGAAGGTGTTTCTGCAGAAGCAGCTTCTTTAGCCGGTCATTTAAAATTGGGCCGCTTAATTGTTTTATACGATTCCAATGATATATCTTTGGATGGAGAACTTAACCGTTCTTTCTCTGAAAGTGTGGAAATGCGTTTCAAATCGTACGGCTGGCAATATATCCGAGTAGAAGACGGAAATGACCTCGAAGCCATTGCGAAAGCAATTGAAGAAGCAAAACAAGATGAAAGCCGTCCAACATTAATTGAAGTAAAAACCATTATTGGTTATGGATCTCCGAATTTGTCCGGAACATCAGATATTCATGGTTCTCCTCTAGGTCCTGAAGAACGAAAGCTTACAAAAGAGGCTTACAAATGGACTTTCGAAGAAGACTTCTATGTTCCTCAGGAAGTTTATGATCATTTTAAACAACAAGTTTTAGAACGAGGAGAAGCAAAAGAGCAAGAATGGAATGAGTTATTTGAACAATATAAAAGAGAATATCCTGAATTAGGAAAACAGCTCGAACAGGCAATAAATGGAGAACTTCCGGAAGGATGGGATAAAGATATCCCTGTTTATAAAGAAGGAACAAGCCTTGCAAGCCGTGCTTCATCCGGTGAAGTGTTAAATGCGATTGCGAAAAACCTTCCTTCTTTTATCGGAGGCTCGGCAGATCTTGCTAGTTCTAATAAAACAACGATTAAAGGGGCAGGGGATTATTCACCGGAATCTTTTGAAGGAAAAAACATTTGGTTCGGTGTTCGTGAGTTTGCAATGGGTGCAGCTCTAAACGGAATGGCTCTCCATGGCGGATTGAAAGTATTTGGCGGCACTTTCTTTGTTTTCTCTGATTATTTGCGTCCGGCTATTCGCTTAGCAGCTTTAATGAAACTTCCTGTCATATACGTATTTACCCATGACAGTATTGCTGTCGGAGAAGACGGACCAACACACGAACCAGTTGAACATCTTGCATCTTTACGGGCAATGCCAAATCTTTCTGTCATCCGTCCTGCCGATGGAAATGAAACAGCTGCTGCATGGAGATTGGCGGTTGAATCAAAAGATAAGCCAACTGCTTTAGTTCTTTCACGCCAAAATCTCCCTACATTAAAAGGATCAGCTGAAAAAGCTTACGATGGGGTTTCAAAAGGTGCATATGTTGTGTCGCCAGCAGACAAAGATACTCCTGATGCGTTGCTCCTAGCTTCTGGTTCAGAAGTTGGTCTTGCAGTGGAAGCCCAAGCTCGTCTTGCGGAAGAAGGAATTCACGTATCTGTTATTAGTATGCCTTCGTGGGATCGTTTTGAGGCACAGTCCAAGGAGTATAAAGAAAGTGTTATTCCTAAAAATGTTAAGAAACGTTTAGTGATTGAAATGGCTTCATCGTTAGGTTTGCACCGTTATGCTGGAGATGAGGGAGACGTATTGTCAATTGACCAATTCGGAGCTTCGGCACCTGGCGAAAAAATTATGGAAGAATATGGTTTTAATGTAGAAAATGTTGTTGCAAAAGTAAAAGCTTTACTTAAACAATAATATAAATTTCGAAAGAGAGCGGATCACGCTCTCTTTTTTTTATTAAAGAAAAAAATCAAAGTAGCAATAAACGAATCCTTTTTTTATAATAATATTTAGAAATTTTAGAATTCGACAAAACTTGCTTTTTTCTCTGACAGAAAAAGACAAACCCTGCTGTTATCCTTTTTTATAATGAATTATAGGAGGTTGTCAATAAGGAGGGGAAATTTTGAGAACGTATACACTTTATTTAATAGAAGATGAGTTTGCATTTCATTATTTTGGAAGAGAGCGAATGTTTTATCAATTGTTTAAGGAGTACGAGTGTTCAATTGG from Bacillus methanolicus MGA3 includes the following:
- a CDS encoding DUF421 domain-containing protein, with translation MEDVLHAVARTVISFILLMFITFLIGKQVNPHKNYFSFALSIILGSFVANMGFDVNLKFLPMLTSFLALFLIYYLISFISFKSRVLRKWFSGQPTVIINRGHILESNMKKLRYSIDDLNQQLRELGIFDIKEVEYALLEVSGNLSVLKKQQYQNTVKSDILKTESKQLSLPIELIIEGKLIDKNLTLKYNKNWIEQELIKRKLSINRILYAVIGTDGKLYVELYKDNAPSLTDKY
- a CDS encoding DUF4257 domain-containing protein, producing the protein MSGNIVFAVLIGGFVGMVGHIRRRGKIIKPRRTKRFIYLGFIEEVVMGALAAVLLIVSSDTDSIFKIIFISFVAGFGGETIVRSLDFFKSETKSDHSLDSSAEDAKNK
- the tkt gene encoding transketolase; the encoded protein is MFDKIDHLSITSIRTLSIDAIDKANSGHPGMPMGAAPMAYTLWTKYMNHNPKNPNWFNRDRFVLSAGHGSMLLYSLLHLSGYDVTIDDLKQFRQWGSKTPGHPEYGHTPGVEATTGPLGQGIAMAVGMAMAERHLAAVYNKEKYPIIDHYTYSICGDGDLMEGVSAEAASLAGHLKLGRLIVLYDSNDISLDGELNRSFSESVEMRFKSYGWQYIRVEDGNDLEAIAKAIEEAKQDESRPTLIEVKTIIGYGSPNLSGTSDIHGSPLGPEERKLTKEAYKWTFEEDFYVPQEVYDHFKQQVLERGEAKEQEWNELFEQYKREYPELGKQLEQAINGELPEGWDKDIPVYKEGTSLASRASSGEVLNAIAKNLPSFIGGSADLASSNKTTIKGAGDYSPESFEGKNIWFGVREFAMGAALNGMALHGGLKVFGGTFFVFSDYLRPAIRLAALMKLPVIYVFTHDSIAVGEDGPTHEPVEHLASLRAMPNLSVIRPADGNETAAAWRLAVESKDKPTALVLSRQNLPTLKGSAEKAYDGVSKGAYVVSPADKDTPDALLLASGSEVGLAVEAQARLAEEGIHVSVISMPSWDRFEAQSKEYKESVIPKNVKKRLVIEMASSLGLHRYAGDEGDVLSIDQFGASAPGEKIMEEYGFNVENVVAKVKALLKQ
- the lexA gene encoding transcriptional repressor LexA; its protein translation is MAKLSKRQQDILNFIKEEVKKKGYPPSVREIGQAVGLASSSTVHGHLARLESKGLIRRDPTKPRAIEILDMDEATQIPKNNVVNVPVVGKVTAGQPITAIENVEEFFPLPERMVPADEQIFMLEVMGDSMIEAGILDGDYVIVRQQKTANNGDIVVAMTEEDEATVKRFFKEKDYIRLQPENSTMEPIILKNVSILGKVIGVYRQIH
- a CDS encoding DUF896 domain-containing protein; translation: MLSKELIARINALAKKAKVSGLTEEEAKEQSKLRRQYLESFRSSMLTTLKGVTIVDPLGNDVTPEKLKQLQKKDRLH
- a CDS encoding LysM peptidoglycan-binding domain-containing protein, whose protein sequence is MKKIWKQYSYAIILVIVSLAAALLFANYVKVANSEGYLKVTVKDGESLWTIAEKYSNRHGLSSDEFISWVERTNGINGDKIYPGEELVIPVLEKSEGQVEVTNYAGE
- a CDS encoding recombinase family protein — protein: MEKRNGNKAIIYCRVSTTKETQETSLKRQEEELKELAEKYGFHIKRVIKEQASGYELEREGMLELLETIIEDRDISAILIQDETRLGRGNTKIVLLHCILKEGVKLYTISHNGELQLSEADSMVLKIVGMVEEYQRKLHNIKIKRGMKRAVKNGYRPENNLKNIGENAGRERKEVPIEEIVRLRNNDLTFAEIAATLRGFGYDVSKATVHRRYQEYKEMESN